The Hordeum vulgare subsp. vulgare chromosome 7H, MorexV3_pseudomolecules_assembly, whole genome shotgun sequence DNA window GTCTAAATCGCCAACAATTATGTTACCGTCATACATAAAATATCATATTCGACATACGCCTTTGTggctaatttttttaaatattgcattttttttattcatttcaaaaaaataatgctcaaatttaaaaaaaaatcaaaaatataccTGCCTCGGCTTAGGCGTGGCCGACAGGGACTAatcggcctagccaagaccaattagtcccagtcggccttggctaggccgacaTGCCTATCAACCTGATGTGAGTGCGTGACAGGGACTaatcggccttggctaggccaattagttcctgtcggcctagccaagaccaataaGTCCCTCACAGGTCTAATTGGTCTTGGCTAAGCTAATAGGTGCATGGAAGTTTTTTTCAACCTTAGCTATTTTCCCGGCTCCATTTCCCGCCCATATTCCCCCAATCTTTCCCTCCATTTCGTTCCCTCCTCCGTTGCCGCCTGCATGCGCATCTCCGTGAGTTTGGAACCAAACTCCACATCCCTTTCTTCCTATATGCTTGGTCATCATACTCCCTTCATCACAGTTTATAAGTCATGCATGTGTACCtaggtcatcaatttaatttatataaaatatattatttaacgtAAAAATTATATCGTTAgaaaataaaacatctaaagttttcaATGATATACCttttgtaatatatgtctttCATTACGTTGGTCAAATTgatgacctagatacacgtgtcggacttatacactgaaacagagggagtactatttgAGAGACAACCACTTTCCTTTTTGAGAATAAATCCGTAGTATTGATCCACGTGCGGCAAAAGGAAAGAACCCAACAAAACCACACACACCAGAACTTTGTTTCCTTTCTAACCAAGATTGGAGTCTGGTGTCCCGGTGTTTGGATTTGAATCAAATAAGCGTCCACGAAACTTTGCTCTACTTATACACACCCCCGCCTGGATTTGCAATCTCCATCGTGATATTGTCATCGCCGTCATGCTAGCCGAGACACAATCACGTCGGGCTTGTCGATGGCAAAGCAAAGGTTGCACGAGGCGGCGCTGCAGGAGTGGTAGCTGGCGAAAGAGGAAGCCGCGACGTCCCCGGCATGCAGCCGTGCAGTGCTGCTAGCGCTTGACGGAACGGATTGATGTACGTGGTTCATGATCGACATGTTTCTTGCCATGGCACGCCCTTGGAACTCGTGCAACATGCCATGGCAGGGCAGTGCGTACACGGGTTAGAGCAACGTGGTAGCCCAGCAAGCGTGAACAACGGAGATACAACCGGCGTCACAACGCTCAAGGCCACAGGAATGACAGGGGAAGTGATGTGCACATGAGGCTTTAGCGAGAGAAACGACTTGGCCACCCGAGAAAACGGTGAGCGGTGGTTGTAGGGAGAGGTACAAAGGGAAAATAGGAGTATATTAATCTCTAATCGTCTTCCTTGCAGATAATCATGAACGAGGATGCGAGCAGATCTTTGGCTCTAGGTTGTACGATGAAAGGAAAAATTCGCATTTACGCACAGGTACACAGTCACATGAGTAATATTCAGATATACTCTATAATTGATTGAATAATCAGTTGTGATTTATTTTACCTTCAAAGAAGCTTGGTGGACAAGGAAACTGTCGGCATCGGGTTGTGCCACTGTCGGCTAGCTCCTTGCAACGTGCAACAACTATAGAATATAGGCAAAAGTGTGTGCATAAAGCATACGCATATAACTATATATTTAAATATCCTTGCAAAAAAACTATATATTCAAATCATTTATACTATCGGGGGAGGCCAGAATCATGAAGGTTGTGAGGGTACACTATATATTCAAATCATTTATACTATGGGCGGGAAATGGAGCCGGGAAAATAGCTAAGGTTGAAAAAGAATCTCATGCACCTATTGGCTTAGCCAAGACCAATAAGTCAGGAACTAATTGGCCTAGCCAAGACCGATTAGTCCCTGCCATGCATCCACATGTAGGTTGATAGGCAtgtcggcctagccaaggccgactgggactaattggtcttggctaggccgatTAGTCCCTGTCGACCACGCCTAAGCCTAGGCAggtatatttttgaaaaatttcaaatttAAGCATTATTTTtcgaaaagaataaaaaaatgcaATACTGCGACTATGAAGGAGCCTTATCAAGCGGTTGCTACAAGGCAGATGACTTTAAATCGTTCGAGGGAGTGTGATGCCAGACTACCTCCTTCCGACCAGGTCCTGGAGCTGCCACAGAGCGGGCACACATCATTGTCAAGGGTTGGGGTCGCTCGCCATGGCGGGAGAAGGGTGACATCCATTggtagtttgcggcctccatcacAAGCAATAACCGAGAAGCTCGAGCATGACGGAATGGAGTGGATCCAGACGTCGCCTATGAGGAGCATCTCCACCCACGAACTGGCCCAAGAACGCCGCCACCACCTACCGCTCTAAGATGTTGTGACCGCCACCGTCGTCACCCCCTACTCCGCAATGCCGATATGACCGCCATGCTAGTTTGTAGGCGCGTTGCGTTTTTCCTCGAAGAGGaagggattgatgtagtagaatgACAACAAGTATTTCTCTCGGTGAgaatcaaggtttatcgaaccaataggataaGCACGTAATCAACCGTCGACggtacctgcacaaacaaaagCAAATACTTGCactcaacgcgggcaagagggttgttaattcCCTTACACACTCGTTAATTGCAAAGTAAattaaaagtaaataaaataTAGCAAGGTAAATAGTGTTCTAGTAAATATGAGGAATAGACGGGGGCATTCTTTTCATTAGAAGCATCTCTCTCAAGAACATAGCATACGCTGGGTAAATAAATTAttattggacaattgatagaaaaacacatAGATGTGATGTTATGCATGGCATGATCCTGTACATAGGTATTACGTccgtgacaagtagaccgactcctgcctgcatctactactattactccatcaatcgaccgctatcccgcatgcatctaTGTGAGCACAAATAATGGATTGGTCCATAAAAagatgaaaaaacaaaaacataggaaaaaaaagaaaaagaccgCACACGTCAAATTGGTCAACCAACTTGCATTATAGTTGATGTTTTGATTAGATTTGATTTGATTGAGTTAATACTTGTTCGGGGAAAGTGTCGATTCGGTTGGATTTTATTTCGGAATAGTGTCGAGTCAAATAGTATGTTGAGCAAAAAATAATAGATCGGTCATAGAAAAAATGAAagagcaaaaaataaaataaaagaacaaaaaaaagggaaaacGCTCATACGCGTCAAATGGGCCGGCAAACTTTGATTATAGTTGATGTTTCAATAAGATTTGGTTTGATTTCATTATGAGTAGGAGAAGGCAAGTAAAGTATAGATTTAGTTGAGCTCTTATTATGACGTTGTTTTAGAACAGTGCCAATTTAACTGAGTTAATGCATGCGTCAAATGGGCCGATCACTTGTCTGCACTTCAGCAAAAGAATGCATGTATGACACTTGTGGGCATAATATATGGTTGATGGGAGGTGAGGTGAGGCCAGACTACCAACTTACCCTTTGTTACACGTAATACTATAATCTAAAAACaacattttgagttgattatcatCGTGCAGAATCATCAAATAACTATAACTAAGATAGCTACGATGCATCTGATATTTATGGAAACACGATCAAACCcatttgttgtatttgttgtatgCACGATCTTGAAAGCATAATTCCTACTTGTACATCTTCAATGGTTGTGAAAAATGCTGCTTTGGCGGTTCCAAGGGCAGACGCAATGCCGGTAGAACCCCTAAACTTGCACATACGTACTCAGAGTGTTATAATGCAGTCCAAGTAGAAGTAGGTTTAAAACTCTCGATGGCGTGCTGTTTTGTGTAGACACATCTCTACCGCTGAGATATCATAATTGTAGACCGATAAATATCCACCATCCTTTTTATTGATTAAGCAATATACAATAGACAATAATTTTATTTATAAGTACATTTAAACCCATTTTTATTACAAGGACATCTTATTGAAAATTGCGGTGGTATGATGGACTACTCTGTTCTTGCAACAGTGCAATTCAGCAACCTTGTCCATGACTCCATGTATCGCATTCAGACGTAGGCAGCTCATTTAAGAGCTAGCTGTTGTAGGCAGACTGCTTACTATGGTGTTGAGCCAATCTTGAGCAATGTGGTGGTAAGCTGCCTCCGTCAGGTGGACACCATCCCAGAATAGATGAGTGGACGGATCCTCGCACGTCGTCGCGGCTTCGTCGCCACAAGCGACCGAGAGGTTGTAGTGGTACCTCCCACGTCCTCCACAGCAAACTTTAAGAGCATCGTCTTTTTTAATCCCTGCAACCACCGCATAACTGAACTCATCAACTTGCACAATGTTCACCACCCCTCTATTTTCATAACTGAACTCATCAAGATTTGCGCTGAACAATGAATCCAAAAAGGTGTGCAATATGTTTGGACAAAACTCAACGCGAAATGAATCTCAGGGCACTTCCAACAATGAAGAACATATACATAGAATGATACCGACCGAATTTTTCAGGCGACTTGACCATCTCCATAACGTGGTTGAACAGGTCGGTGTGGATGATGGTCACATCGGGGTGCTCCGCCCGCAGCTTCTGGACAGCGTCTCGCAACAGAGAGTTGTGGAGCTTCACGATCTCGTTGGGCTCCTTGAGACAACCGGTGGTGGCGTCGTACTCCGAAGCATCGGCGTCCTCGAAGGTGACGAGAACCGGCGGCGCGCATCCAGACGGGATCATGCCAGGGACAACAAGAGTCTTGGCCCCATGCTCGATCACTCTCTGCTTGTTGCATTAGTTTtcatgatgttaacatgcatgtacGCAGATTGAAAACAGCTGGAGTGACATGATGAGCATGATGAGTCAAGTAGTCTTGCCTGGGCACCCATGGAGATGGTCTGGATGAGATCTGGCACGAATGCTCTGATTTCTTGCATGCTCTTCTTCCCAAACGAGTATTGGTAGTCGTTGATCCCGAACTCACCCACGAAGAAGAGTGATCTGCCAAAGAAATCCTTGCACTCTGCAGTGAAGCATTTCTCCTCTTGATTATGTGTACGCACATCAAGTGTTCGGTTAATGGTACAACGGTTGGaagaatatatcattaccatgtgtAGTCATCAAATTCACAATTCAACTCATTATATTTCAACTTATGTTGACATATTCACTATAGTGATTTATCTTTTTCAAATCATTTTTTTCTCTACACTTTGCGTTCATAACGTTTAACCAGTAGAGATATGTTCATAACGTTTGATATTTATCCATAAGATCTTGAATCCAACGCTGGCCTAGAGTAGTGACCATAATAAGTTCATCATGTTTAACCAGTACTTCTCCAAACTAGGGTGGCGGCCGTTGCATATTATTTTATGCGCATTTCCAGTTCAATTCGTTGTGTGAAGCTAAGTAAATATATATATAACCTTGGTCCGTTTGGCACAAGTAAGGCTTGAGCTCCTCGAACCAGCCAAGCTGCACTTCGAGGCTGATGTTGAGGGGGAACGGGTTGGCACCGGGAGGGTCCCcgatgtggaagaaactggagttGAGAGCTGTGGCGCTGCCGACAGCGAAGTTGGCGCCCTGCCGGAAGCTCCCCTTGTGCGACAGGTATGGTGGCACGAGAGGCAAGCCTAGGCCTTGAGCTGGAAATCATACGTTGATCACCTTGAAATACACATATATAGGCAGGGAGAGGGAGGCTACTGATGATCACAGATTAATTACCAATGAAGTCTATGATGAGGCGGCCGTTGCAGTTGCGACCAGTGGGGCGACCGCCGAAGAAGGTCATGCCGTAGGGAGGGCGCATCACAACGTCAAAGATGTTGTACCAGCCGAAGACGACGGGGTTGTTGCCAGTGTCCGTGAAGGAGTCACCAAAGGCGAAGATGGAGTCGAACGGCCCGCCACCGCGGAGGTAGGCCGCCTCAGCCGACGGGAGCAAAATGGCAAGCGCCGCCGCCATGAAGGCTGCCGCCACCAATATTCCACGACTACCCATCTTGAGCCCTCAGCTCGGTGTACGTccttagtgatgatgatgatgagctaTGTATTTATAAGGAAGTCTCCACCGAGCGCGCGCATGCGTCGTCGTATTTCGCACGCGCTGGATGAGCAGGTTCACATCTTTGTCGCGCCATCTCATCCATTGTTGGCTTTGCATCGCTTTCAAAGTTTCAATGCACTTAGAGCGATACCCTCATAGAATCTGTAGATTAATTGCCGTCTCATATATGAGGAACCTAACATGTATTATATGAGTAGCATGTGTAGTTTTTTGTCCCCGTCTATATGGGGTACAACGTCATCGTCAAGAGATAAAGCACTCCATTTGCATATAATTGCACCATCAACAATGGATCGGGATAAAATTAATAGGATGGCTGGCCTATACatattactccctctgtacctaaataattatacTTGGAAAGAAATggactagttctccccaactacaattattttggAACGAAGGGAATATATACCatacacatattactacaactgtTTAATATCAACAAAGATGGCTCTTTAAAAGAAATAATGATAACTAAAGATAAATTTAAATTTATTATAAAGCATAGTGTGAGCCATTTGGGCATATTATCTTTTGAACTAAAAATTCAGCAGGAAGTAGGCTCCTTAATTTTTTACAAGAACAAACATGGTATCCATCCAATTTGAGAGGGGTACGTCGAACTTTCCTTATATATTGGGTAGAGATGTGTTTAAAGCTTTCCATTTAGTTGTGCAATTTAGGATATGTATCATTTTAATGTATACAAATGTAATTCCCTCCATTGTCCTACTGTTAGATGATATTTGGTTCATGTCCTCGTGTACGCCTTGGCTAGATTGCTGGTCTATTGTTTCTGTATGATGCAATTTTTTGGCTCATGGACAGCAATGAGCATTTGAAAGTTAAGTTGAGTAAAAACATTTGTTAAATAAacacctctagaattggcaagcatcaatatcaatatgtCAACAAAAAAGAAGGATGTGAAAGATTGATATAAAATCACAGTTATCCAGCCATTGGATCAATGTGGAAGCATTCTCATCTTCGCCTCGCCTTATTTAGCCAAACCACATACCATGTTACTTGACAACCATAAAACTAAGATCAAACGCAGCGACAAGAAAACATTctcatcttggagttgtgtccagtgcactggatccaatgactctgttatgtgacaacactggtgcccttgctctagccaaggaaccaaggtttcacaagaggacgagACACATAAAgcaacgcttcaattccatccgcgattacatcaaagaagaggacataaatatttgcaaagtgcacacggatctgaatgttgcagacccgttgactaagcctcttccatgagtaaaacatgatcaacaccagaactgtatgggtgttacattcgttacattgtaaatcacatactgatgtgagctagattattgactctagtgcaagtgagagactgttggaaatatgccctagagtaaataataaaatagttattattatatttccttgttcaagataatcgtttattatccatgctagaattatattgaatggaaactcatatacaagtgtggatatatagacaacacactatccctaataAGCATCTAGTtgacaagctcgttgatcaaagatggttaaggtctcctagccatagacaagggttgtcgcttcataacgggatcacacattaggagaatgatgtgatggacaagacccaaactacgaacgtagcatgtgatcgtgtcgttttattgctactatttttctgcatgtcacgtatatgttcctatgaccatgagatcatgtaactcactgacaccggaacaataccttgtgtgtatcaaacgtcgcaacgtaacttggtgactataaaggtgttccataggtatctctgaaggtgtctgttgagttagcatgaatcaagattgggatttgtcacttcgtatgacggcgaggtatctctgggcccactcggtaatacaacatcacaacaagccttgcaagcaatgtgactaaagagttagccacgggattttgtattacagaacgagtaaagagacttgccggtaacgaggttcaaataggtatagagataccgacgatcgaatctcaggcaagtaacatacctaaggacaaagggaatgttatacgggattaactgaatccttgacatagaggttcaaccgattaagatctttgtataatatgtaggatccaatatgtacatccaggcccccactattggatattgaccgaacagtgtatcggtcatgtctacatagttctcaaacccgcagggtctgcacacttaaggttcggtgacgtttcagtatagttgaattatgtatgttggtgaccgaatgttgttcggagtcccgagtgagatcccggacgtcatgaggagttccagaatggtccggatatgaagattgatatattggaagggtacatttggcttccggaaggatttcaGACATTACCaagaaagtaccgggagtgacgaatgagttccggcGTTCCACCGGGATGGGCCACCTACCCGGAGAGGGACCAAAtatgcccaagggtggcgcaccagcccctggtgggctgggaggctagcccaagtgggcctatttcggccgaagtgcaaaagagagagaggtgggacaaACCTACTAGcaagaggactcctcctccaccaaacccaattgaaggaggactcctccctcctccttggtgcgccggccgaacccctagggttttccctagggtgccacccctccctccctccctcctatatatagtggagggtagagaggctatccgcacctcaagccacggcgcagcccctctccctccactacttcgtgacaccccgtaggttaTTCTGGTAGTGCACGGCAAAGCCATGCCtgcgtagctccaccatcatcaccgtcacgccgtcgTGACGTCGGAGAATtcggctacctcttcgtctctcttgttggatcaagaaggcggagatcgtcatcgagttgcacgtgtgctgaacgcggaggtgtcatctgttcggcacttgatcatgattggatcgagggacggcttgcgatttggatcgcgaagacgttcgactacatcaaccgtgtttcttaatgcttccctcttagcgatctacaagggtatgtgggtcagatctctcctctcgtagatgatcatcaccatggatagatcttatgtgtgcgtaggaaaaaatttgtttcccatgcaacgttctctaaCAGCTACCTCCATCACAAGGAACAACCGAGATGCTCAGGTACGGATAAATGGAGCGGATCCAGACACCGGCTGTGAGGAGCATCTATGCCCACGCACTGGCCcacggtagccgccacctaccgatTTGAGATGTTGGAGTCACCTCCATCTCCACCATGGTTTTGGTTTGGTAGGCATGtttttcacatagaaaacctgagccacatcattggctaggacgaatgattCGTctgtgtacgcaagattgttgagatccactcttGTCATTCCATATTGTGGGTCTAcctttaccccgcctcctgtcagattGATTTATTTGCACCAAAATAAAGGAACCATAAAATcacgtccatagtcaagttctcatATCTCCTTTATATCACCATAAAATGGTGACTTATGATGCAGTAATGCCCGCCACGACTACGGGGAATGTGTGGGAAGATATTCTTCATTTTATTATTGTTTGATTATTTTAAATTCAACAACCGGCATAACCATATTTCACATTCTATGGCAAACCATTTAATTTCAAGAAACACAAAGTCGTCTAAATCGCCAACAATTATGTTACCGTCATACATAAAATATCATATTCGACATACGCCTTTGTggctaatttttttaaatattgcattttttttattcatttcaaaaaaataatgctcaaatttaaaaaaaaatcaaaaatataccTGCCTCGGCTTAGGCGTGGCCGACAGGGACT harbors:
- the LOC123410683 gene encoding GDSL esterase/lipase At5g45910-like: MGSRGILVAAAFMAAALAILLPSAEAAYLRGGGPFDSIFAFGDSFTDTGNNPVVFGWYNIFDVVMRPPYGMTFFGGRPTGRNCNGRLIIDFIAQGLGLPLVPPYLSHKGSFRQGANFAVGSATALNSSFFHIGDPPGANPFPLNISLEVQLGWFEELKPYLCQTDQECKDFFGRSLFFVGEFGINDYQYSFGKKSMQEIRAFVPDLIQTISMGAQRVIEHGAKTLVVPGMIPSGCAPPVLVTFEDADASEYDATTGCLKEPNEIVKLHNSLLRDAVQKLRAEHPDVTIIHTDLFNHVMEMVKSPEKFGIKKDDALKVCCGGRGRYHYNLSVACGDEAATTCEDPSTHLFWDGVHLTEAAYHHIAQDWLNTIVSSLPTTASS